A stretch of DNA from Anopheles ziemanni chromosome 3, idAnoZiCoDA_A2_x.2, whole genome shotgun sequence:
TTTGCGATTTTTCATCTGTTCTTATAGCATTTCTGCACCTTCAGCTACAGTCTTTGCGTACCTGGGAGAATTTTTTAAGACCGTGAACCGCACGATGGTGATAACGTACGCCAGCGTGGCTGTGGGATTATCAGCTGTTTTTACAGCAAGTAAGTATCTGAAACAGGAGCTTTTAAGTTTACGTTTCCATTTTAATTCGAAATAATGGTGGTGCTGTTGGTTCGTTGACATTTTGAACCCGGTTCATGTactatatttttctttcctgacGCGTTTGCTCTGGTTCAGCGACTGGGTGGTACTTGCTTTCCTTCGAATGGTCGCTGGCACTTCCCTTCACTGACCTGATGCTTAGGCCttggcgttttctttttttcgtctaCACATTACCGACGCTAATCGGCGCCTTTTGGTTGATGGCACTCCCGGAAAGCCCGAAGTTCTATCTATCCCGAGGTCGAGAGTCCGAAGCGTTCGCCATTCTGGTGCGGCTGTATCTGGAAAACCACCCCAACACCACAGCGAACGACTTTCCTGTCAAATATATCACACCTGAACCGGGGCAGAAGGATCGTAGCGTCCCCTCGAGTAGCTCCGGGGGATTCTATCATATAGCGAGTAGTGTTTGGAATCAAACAGTACCTCTATTTAAACGACCTAACTTAGGAAATTTTATCATCTGTTGCGCTGTGCAGTTTGGGCTGTTTGTGGTGTAAGTGTGAATGAGAGATACATGATATTGTGTTCTTTACCGGATGATTTCATCTCATTTCATACAGGTCCGCTGGTATGGGACTGTGGTTCCCGGACATTATCAACCGACTGACCACTTCCAATGCAACTGATGTGACCGTCTGCGAAGCCTTAGATGCATCATTAATGAGTGATGCAGCTGCGTTCTTGGAAGATGAACGCATAACTGTCGCCGCCACATGCAATGATAATGTCAACGAACAGGTCTTCATCTACGCCATCACACTCGGCGGACTATACACGGCATTGTACCTTGCAATGTCGGTTCTGATGCGCAAAGTGGGGCGTAAGTGTTTGGTAGCGTCCAACCTGTTCTTATCTGGGTTTTCCGGAATCGCCCTTCAATTCGTGGACAATCCGGTTGCGATGGTGGCGCTATTCTGCGCCTTCCTTGTGTTCGCCGGAACATCGATCTCTGTTCTCAACGGAACAACCGTTTCAATCTTTCCCACAAACGTACGTGCGATGGCCGTGTGCCTCAGTCTCATGATGGGACGGTTAGGAAGTGTCTTTGGGAGTAATCTTGTAGGACTTATTATGGAGCAAAACTGCACTTTCACGTTTCTGTTCTTTGCCAGTGGATCTATTATCTGCGCTATTCTTACTCTCTTTTTACCCAGTTAGCGGATACTCTCTAATAAACCATAGTTTAAATCTTGATCCAATCCAATAATACAGTTTTGTTTGCATCTGTTGATTTCTTATCCAGCTTATGCTATCGAAAAATTACAAAGGAAAATCGATTCGAACATTCTAGTCTATTCTCCACAAGCTACCACAAAACATATTATTCGTATTCATTTCCCTCTCAAAAGTATATGAACGAACAAAATACAATGTGATGATCATTCGTCTTAGCTTTTCCGGGTCATTATAGCTAATGAAAACAGTAACAAAAACTATTCGCACATGTTGGATGGTATCAAAtttcttttataaataaaaacaaacttttgccGATTGTCGACGCTCGTTTCAATATTTAGTATTATCGTAAGAAACCGAATATTTGGATCCGACCGCTGAGTAAGACATTTTGGTTCAAACCGGCTCCAAACTAAATAAGTATCGCCACTCTACCGTTAATTGATTGTTTGACATCAGTAAGAGAATTTTCTATCTTTTGTTGTCTGTGTTCAGAAGTACAGCAACATTCTTTTGATGATTAATATTCGCAAAGATTCCATatactttcaaaataaaacaataaagaatattttaaaactagtTTAGTTATTCCTTTCAAAACATAAGCTTAGATTTACTCTGGAAACATACATACATCTTCCTGTAACACCTGCTCATAAACggctttctttttatttatgttttgttggATCACAACAGTGTTTCGCAGTATTCAGACCACTAATTtcgatgaagaagaaaacgttTTCCTGAATGTTTCGAAATTAACGTAACGAAACGTcgttaagaaataaattttcatcttgtttacatacttttcaacaaaatcaacGTTAGCTATTACTTTTATCTTTCAATTAATAAGTTTTCTGGCGAATTCCTCAAAGTTTGGTTATATTAATTTTGTctcaaaatacaaaatactTTCCCCATTGTTTAGCATTCGTTTAAACAAGTAACTCGTTTTAGAAGGttatagaaacacttttcgttCCTAACGCCAGCAGCTGACTTATCAAATAACTgactataaaacatttttcttttgttactCTTCGACTCTGATTATATACTGGACTTTCCTTTCATTAGTTCGTTATGGTTTttataattgatttttatgttataTTATTAACAGTAAGTTATCCACTATTATAAGACTGACCCCGTTCCAATCTATTAACTGTCGATcattaaaaaagatttatgaatACTGTAGAAAATTTGGACCTTTTCTTATCCATCGTTTCGATGTCATGACGCGTTGGTGTTGGAgtgaatttggaaaaaaagctCGGAGCCTCCTGCGGTCGCTCAGTCCGCGCACAGTTAAACCCGCCACTGGTTTAGATGAATGTAGAAGCGATATTTGAACACCAATTTCGATCCAAAATGATCCGACATAAGCATGGTTGTAAACTCTATTCTTCTAGCTGAAAACCTTTAACCGTGAAAAGAATTtgtaataaaagaaacatgctGAAGCATCTGAAACTCGAAACTCAGTCGGTTTCAGTAGCCGTAATAATGTTTCCatgtaagtttatttttaaagaaaatgatggCTGTTTGCGATGTCAGAAGGGCGTGTGAAATTAAACTATTCCACTGCATTTTACTTTGGagtaggaagaaaaatggtggtaAGATTTAGAACACATAATTTGTTCTGTATCGACTAATATTGGAgccgaatgaaataaatattagTGAAATGCTGGATTTACTGCCATCATTTATCGATTTAACATACTCAGTATGGATAAGAAAAGGTCtaatagaaaagaaattgtCTAAtggcttaaaataaaatttagtaAACCCGATTTCTAATGTAATTGTTGACCAAATGTATATCATTAGTTATCAGTCAGTAACATGTTCAAATACTCAATGTGTTTTCGCATGACAACTATCAGTCATTAATTAGTTTGTAATGTTTATATGTCTCCTACTCTGGTCTGTTGCTATGGTCTTTGTTCTTCGAAGGAAGGAGTAATGCTGTTAGAAGTATTTTTGCAAGATTGTGTAGACTTTTCCATTCTCTTCTCATCTCCTCTCGTTACCCAAACTGGTAAAGAAGCTGCAGGTGACCAGTTTACCACGATCACTTCCTCAGTGGCTTTTCTTTTATCTCTCAGGTGGCTTGAACTTTGCTTATTGCCTTTGACAAAGTCGGTTTGAGGTAACTCCTTTAATATGCTAGAAACATCTTATGTTTTATCCGTATTCCGCAATTCGTAAATCGATTGAATTCATTCCATCGCCAGCACCCAGTGGAATTGAAATTTAAGTGATAGGTATCATATCACGACGGCATTAGCCTAATACAGCGAAATATTCGTTTCGATGTCATTTTGGATGACGCCATGATTTCCTCAACTAGCGTGAGTGCTgggtactttcaaacacacgaCAAATAGATCAAACAAAAGAACGGGTAAAATTGTTTTGgatttgtttgtcttttttttactgtctCGGGATTTTTCTCCGTTTTGTACAGTTGACTCTCCTTTTGTTCTTGTGGCGGTTTACGCCGGTATCAAATAACATTGACGGCAGCACATCCTACAGTTCCTCCACATGCGAGCGGAAAACGTGTTTTTTAGCATTTTTCTGTTTGGAATGCCTTTTCCACTGacgtgcttgaaaatcacttgaTAGAACTCCATCCTGTTTGGTAAAAAATGTCATTATTGCATAACTCACACAAGCTACGAAACTTTCTTCAGAGcaataaaaaagttatttatttaaaacctgGATACGATGGTTAGCTGCAATCCTATCGGAGGCAAAATTGCACTATTGATCCATCGTTTATTGAATGCGTAATCCTTTGTTTAAAACActcaatgaaaaatataaaataatttcagtAAAAGGAATTCAACATCGAgtaataattgaaaatgttaacaATTGCTACAAAAAAGCACAATTCTTCTAAATAGTAGAATTGAAAAACAGATTTTGGTGTTTACTTGTTACAAACTGAACATTGCTTATTTACAAAGAACTCCTTGAAAAGGATGAAGTGTGTGTTGTGTAGTATTATCATCTTATTCTCCGTTGGTCCGCCTGCCGGCCAAACTGTGTTATTCTTCAAGGTTATTCAGATAAAAGGGAACCCCTAAGCCTAATTATTTTTTCGGCAGCATTCAGATCTAGTACAAGGAACTATTTCTTCGAATGTTTTGTAGAATACTGTGATGTAGAGGACGATTATATTCGGTTGAGATCGTGTTAAGATAGGAAACAGTGCTATAAATAtattaaactattttaatctagttccaaatcaaacattgcttaaagggtgtcccagaaagtataagcacgatttctaaattatgtttctggaaaacggatgacgccaaacagttgattcttcgggtgtttgattgtttacattcaaacctactagatagtgcatcgaaactattttttcaaccgtttctgttaaaatgcgaggcatttccgtcaaaaagcgcaaaagcgttct
This window harbors:
- the LOC131287557 gene encoding synaptic vesicle glycoprotein 2C encodes the protein MRSEVNRTPVFTVEGSKTLTNGLPIDLESKSYSFDEVLDIVGFGRTTLHIFIASSMVMMAVLNETMGISIIIPASQCDLSLSSTDKGILTGVSFAGIIVSSHFWGYMADTKGRRSTLIVSLLLTALCALVSGLSINFTMMAVTRFLVGVFISAPSATVFAYLGEFFKTVNRTMVITYASVAVGLSAVFTATTGWYLLSFEWSLALPFTDLMLRPWRFLFFVYTLPTLIGAFWLMALPESPKFYLSRGRESEAFAILVRLYLENHPNTTANDFPVKYITPEPGQKDRSVPSSSSGGFYHIASSVWNQTVPLFKRPNLGNFIICCAVQFGLFVVSAGMGLWFPDIINRLTTSNATDVTVCEALDASLMSDAAAFLEDERITVAATCNDNVNEQVFIYAITLGGLYTALYLAMSVLMRKVGRKCLVASNLFLSGFSGIALQFVDNPVAMVALFCAFLVFAGTSISVLNGTTVSIFPTNVRAMAVCLSLMMGRLGSVFGSNLVGLIMEQNCTFTFLFFASGSIICAILTLFLPS